The genomic DNA TTCCGGCATGCCGTACCGGTGGAAGGTCCGGGCCCGCGACGCTCAGGGCCAGGACGGATCGGTGGGAGATCCAGGCCGGCGACGCTCAGGGCCAGGATGGATCGCCCACCGGCTTGACCGGGCCGGAGATCACTTCAAGGCGCTCCAGCAGGGTCAGGAAGGTGAACGCGTACGGCGAGTCCTGTACGACGGCGGCGGCCCGTTCCCAGTCGACCTGCTCGCGCAGCGCCCGCACCTGGGGCAGCAGCGAGCCGTAGTCGCAGCTGTGCTCCGAGAGCGGCAGCAGCCACGAGATGACCAGGTCGGTGGCCTCCAGAACGGGCAGGATCACGGCGGAGGCCTTCATCGGCTCGGCCCGGTCCAGCAACGCCGGCGTGACGGGGTGGTCGCAGATGGAGAAGATCAGGTCCACCAGCCTGCCTTCGTCGTAGGCCTTGACCAGCCAGTCCTCCGGAGGCTTGGCTGTTTGGAAGCCGAGTTCGCGTAGTGCCGCAAGGGCGGTTGGCACGTCCTCCTGCGGGAGGACGAAGTCCACGTCGTGCAGCGACGGCGCCGCACCGCGCGCGTATGCGGCGCAGCCGCCGGCGAGCGCGAACCTGACGTCCGCGTCCTTCAGCCCGCTACTCGCCCGCTTCAGCGTTTCCAGGATCGCGTCGGTTACCTCATGGCTGTGGCTTCCCATGAACCTCGCTTACCCTCCAGATTCCCAGGTAGGCATAGCAGACCAGGCCCCGGGTAATTGGGGCTCATGATTCAGCCCAAAAAGGTGCAAAAACAACCGGAGTCAGACGCGCCTCGAATTGAGGGGGAGCTGGAGGTGTCTGACGAGTCCCCACATGACGGAATACGGGAACGGTCCCACGCGAGTGACCTCGGGGAAGAAGGGGAGTCGGGCGAGAGCCACCAGGAACGGCCCCGCGCGCGTGACCTCAGGGAGGAAGCGGAGCCGGGCGAGAGTCACAAGGAACGGGTGGACCGTGAGCTCGGCGAGCTACTTCAGGGGTTGCGGGTCGCCGTCACCGGCGTTCAGGTCCTTTTCGCCTTCCTGCTGACACTGCCGTTCGCGGCCGGCTTCCACAAGGTGGACTCCCTCGGTCGCTGGCTCTTCTTCGTCGCGCTGCTGAGTGCCGCACTGGCCTCCGTCTGCTTCATCACCCCCGCCGCTCAGCACCGCCTGCTGTTCCGGACCGGACTGAAGGAGAAGATGCTGCACCGCGCCAACGAACTCGGCGTCGCCGGGGCCGTCGGGCTCGCGATCGCGATGACCAGCTCGGTGGCGCTCGTCGCGGAGACGGTCATCAACGCGTGGCCGGCCGCGATCTTCGGCGGGGTGATTGCGCTGGCCAGCGGGTGGCTCTGGATCCTGCAACCCATTGTCGATCTATATAAGACCAAGGATGTTAAGTCTTGAATTGTGAGGGCAGGGGCTACTCATGGCTACTCTGCTTTGGATCATCGCAGTCGTTCTCGTCATCGCCGGGATCTACGTCATCCTGGCCCGTCGCGACCTCCTCTGGGGGATCGTCCTGATCGTCCTCGGTTTCCTCGTCGGCCCCGGGGGTGTGAGCATCTTCAATGTCTGACGCGGGCTGATGCCCCGCGGAAAGCACTGTCAGAATTCACATCGCATTTCAAGTCGCCCCGAATCATCACCAGAAGCCTCAGCGGGCCGGGTCTCCCCGGCCCGCTTCTTCGTTGTCCGCATGCCTCTGTGCTCGTGTGCCTTCGCGAGTCGGTTCCCGAACGACGTCCTTACGACGCCCGGACGACATCTGTACGGCGGCGCCGGTGCCGGTGACGGGACCGGCGCCGCCTGACCCGACCTGACCCGACCTTCTGGCAGGGCTGACCCGACCCGGCCTGAATCGACCTTCTGGCCGGTCTGACTTGGCCCAGCCCAGCCGACCCGACCTGACCCAGTCCGATCCGGTCGGCCTGACCCGGTCCGACCCGGTCTAAAGGCAGTAGACCCCGTATGCCCGTCCCAGCACCGGCAGCGCCGCGTTGCGCACCCTGATGCCCCCGGGTGTCACGCCCTTCTCCGTCCCCGCGTGCGCGTGGCCGTGGATGATCAGATCGGCCCCCTCCGCGTCCACCGCCTCGGCCAGCAGGTAGCTGCCCAGGAAGGGATAGATCTCCAGCGGCTCCCCGTGCAGGGTGTCCTTGACCGGTGAGTAGTGCGACAGCACGACCCTCCGGTCGGCCTGGAGCTCCTTGAGCGCCACCCGCCAGCGGTCGGCGATCCGCTTGGTGTGCCCGATGAACGCCTTGATCTCGGGCTCACCGAAGTCGCTGGCGCACTTGCCCGCATACCCTCCGCCGAAGCCCTTGCCGCCGACCACGCCGAGCCGTACTCCGTCGATGTCGAGCACGGTCGCATCGTCGTGCAGGACCGTGATCCCGGCGTCGGACAGCAGGGCCGCGATCTCCGCGGGCAGGTCGGAGTGGTGGTCGTGATTGCCGAGCACGGCGACCACCGGGATCGGCAGGCCGCGGAACTCGTCCGCCACCACCCGTCCCTCCTCAAGGGTGCCGTGCCGGGTCAGGTCTCCGGCCAGCAGCAGCACGTCCGCGTGCTCATCGATGCCGTCCAGCTGTTCGCGGTAGCGCCCCCTGAGGCTCTCGTCCAGGTGAACGTCTCCGACCGCCGCTATCCGCAGCTCTCTCACAGCTTCTCCTCCTTTCCGGGGCCCCTGACCTCCATGACGGTGATCTCGTTGCGGACCGTCAGGCCGGGAGCGGCTTCACTCGCCACGTCGGCGATCAGCGCACGGCGCTCGTCGCCGGGCACCTGACCACGCAGGAAGAGCTGCTCACCCCGGACGTCCACCCGGATGCCGAGTTCGTTGGTCCTCTCGTCCTCGGCCAGCGCGCGTTGCACACGCGCGGCGACGTACTGCGGAGCCTCCATCGTCGAACTCCTCTCGCTCAAAACGGTCGCGTTCCCGAGAAACCCGAGGTCAAACGCGTTTAAAGCGTCTCCTGAGGGAAGAAGACTGCATTGGATGCCTAAGACGCAGGCACGGTGTTGTCGCATGTCACGTCACGGAGCCGTGCCTTATGAAGATCGCTATGGTGTCCGAACACGCCAGCCCCCTGGCGACCGTCGGCGGCGCCGACGCCGGCGGACAGAACGTCCACGTCGCCGCCCTCTCCCGTGCACTCGCCGCGCGGGGACACGAGGTGACCGTCTACACCCGCAGGGAGGACCCCGGCCAGCCGGACGAGGTCCCCTTCGCCCCCGGGGTGACCGTGTCCCACGTCCCGGCCGGTCCCGCGGTGACGATGGCCAAGGACGACCTGCTCCCCTGGATCCCGGACTTCAGCCGGTGGCTCGCACAGCGCTGGCACGCCGACCCGCCCGACATCGCGCACAGCCACTTCTGGATGAGCGGTCTGGCCACCCTGGCCGCCACCCGGGACACCGCGGTGCCGATGGCGCACACCTTCCACGCCCTGGGCATGGTCAAGCGCCGTCACCAGGGGCAGGCCGACACCAGCCCGCGCGAGCGCATCGAGACCGAGGCGCTCGTCGCCCGCCAGGCGGACATGGTCATCGCGACCTGCGCCGACGAGGTGGCCGAGCTGGGCCGGATGCGGATGCCCGGCAACTCCGTGAGCATCGTCCCCTGCGGCGTCGACCCGGACGCCTTCACCCCGGCCGGTCCGAAACTGGACCTCGGCCCCGGGCCGATCCTGCTCGCCATCGGCCGGGCGGTCCCGCGCAAGGGTGTGGAGACCACGATCCGGGCCCTGCGCCACGTGCCGGAGGCCACCCTCGTGATCGCGGGCGGCTCCCCGGATGAGCCGGAATTGGCCCGGCTGGCGCGGATCGCCGGAATGTACGGCGTAGCGGACCGTGTCCGGTTCCTCGGCCGGGTGGCCAGGGAGGACGTTCCGACGCTGATGCGCTCGGCGGACCTCGTGGTCAGCGTGCCGTGGTACGAACCGTTCGGCATCGTGCCGCTGGAGGCCATGGCCTGCGGCGTTCCGGTGGTCGCCTCGGCGGTCGGCGGCCACCTGGACACGGTCGTCCCCGGCCGCACCGGCCTGCTGGTCCCACCGCGCAAGGCGGCGGTCCTCGGCCGCGCCCTGCGCGGGCTGCTCGCCGACCCGGCCCTGCTCACCTCGTACGGCATCGCCGCCGCCGAGCGGGCGAGATCCCGCTACACCTGGGACCGGGTCGCCGCCCGGACCCTCGCCGTCTACACGGACGTGCTCACCTCTCGCGGCCGGTCATCCGGCCTGACCCGCGCCTGCCCGGGTACGGACGCCGCCTGAGGCGATCGGCTCCCTGCGGACATGAGGAACCCCCGCCCCTTCGAACGCATCGGGGGCGGGGGTTCCTGCCACCGGATCACTTGCCGGTGGCTCTGTGGATGCTCCGTGCCGCGGACCTGTCGATCGCGGCCCTGACCACGCCGAAGATCGCTCCTTGGATGGCCGACGCGACCAGGATCTCCTTCCAGCCATACTCGTCGGAGTTCGCCTGGGGCGCGTCGTCCTTGCCCGACGCGAGCTTCCAGACCTGCTTGAAGATGGCTCCGGCGATGACACCGCCGAGCATTCCGCTTACGGCGCTCGTCCCTCGGGATACGGCCCTGCTCAACGTCCCGTCCTCCGTTCACATGGTGACTGAAAGACCCCACCTACCCGACACGATCAGGCGTTAACCGATGCGGCCTGATCAGGGCGGATGGGCAGGGCCTTCCACGGCTCCGGCGCCGGGCGCCGGACGGCGACCCGGGTCAGACGACCGGCGGGTCGTTGTAGCCACGCTCCTCGTAGACACGGCGGTGGGTGACCGGGTCCTCGACCACGGTGGTCGTGGTGGGTGCCACGGCCCGGCGGGCGATGCTGATCCGGTAGATCGCGAACACCAGCCACACAAGACCGCCGAGCATCAGGATGACGCCGACGATGTTGATATCGAACCCGGCGATGTCGAACTCGACCGCCCAGGTAAGAATGGCGCCGAGCATGATGAGAACAATTCCACCTGCGATGGTCATGGGGGTTCCCTCCTTCGAGCCAACCCCCCTTCCCTATCCCCCACACGGATCTCAAACGTCGAGCCGGGCAGCGACCGTACGGCGCGGCCCCTGACCGTCGCCGCGGGGCAGTCACCACAGAGAGGCGTCCTTCTCCCGAAGCTGTCCCCAGCCCCAAAGTGGATCGATCGGTGCAGGTCACGGGGTCTGTGCCGAGTGTCGCGGAGACCAGGTTTCGGCGCCGGGTGGCGGTGCCGAGCATGCGGCCGAATTGGCGCGGAGAACAAGCGCGATGCGCTGACCTGCGGCTATGCCGTTCCAAGGACCGAACAGAACAGTGGCTCTGTCCGGTCAACGCTACCTGGCGGCTGGGGACATGCTCGGGAGCGGAGGACCTGAAAGGCAGGTCTCGGGACGCCCGGTGCCGTGACTGGTGAGCGTTCAGGTCACGGCACCGGGTGGCGATCGGTGAGATCGCCATGCGTCGCCGGCACCACTTCCGGGGCCTATTTCTCTCTGGCGAGGGTGATCGACGGCCCATTTCGGGGTCCGGCCTAGGATCGCTGCCTATGAACGACTACAAAGGTGTCAGCTACGCGCAGATCCCCGGTTTCCGTCCTCTGTTGCTCGACCTTCGCGTGCCCTCTGGTGAGGGACCGTTTCCGCTGGTGGTGTGGATCCACGGCGGCGCTTTCCTTTTCGGCGACCGGAGATTCCTCCCCGAGACCGTGCAACCGGATTCGGTGTTCGACGCGCTTATCGAGGCGGAGATCGCCGTGGCCACAATCGACTACAGGCTCTCGGGCGAGGCGCTGTTCCCCGCCCAGCTCGACGACGTCAAAGCGGCATTGACCTACCTGCGAGCCTCCGCCGAGGAGTTCAATCTCGATGCCGACCGCATCGGCCTGTGGGGTGAGTCCGCGGGCGGCCACCTTGCGGCGCTGGCCGGGCTCACCGACAGCGCAATCTCTGCCGTGGTCGCCTGGTATCCACTCACCGACCTCAGCGTCATCGACCCGAACAACCCCGAAACGCCGATGGCGAAACTGATCGGTGGGCCGTCCGCCGAGTTGCCCGCACTCGCCGCGCAGGCCAGCCCCGTCAGCCATGTCCGGGCCGCCGCGCCACCCTTCTTGCTTATTCACGGCACTGCCGACGAGCAGCTTCCGCACAGCCAAAGCGAGATGTTGCACAAGCTGCTGCTGGCGGCGGGCGTGAGCTCAACGTTCCTGCCGGTCGAGGGAGCCGGGCACATGTTCACGGGCCACGACGATATAGCGAACCTCATTACCGTCTCAGTGGCATTCCTCGCGCAGGTGTGAGCCAGACACACCCATGGCCGCTCCGCTCCACTCAAGCGCCGGACCCCCCTCCCAGGCCCGGCTTGGCCACGGCAGGCGACGGCCGCGCCCGTTTCCCCCGAGCCGGGCGTCGGCCGCTCACATCGTATGGTGATCACACGGATACGGGCGGTATTTCCGGCCCGGCGGCCGCGACTGCATGATCATGCATCGGGGTTGCACACTCGCCCTGAAAATCTGGGCAAACCGGACAGATGGCCGCCCGTCCGCCGACGCTCCGCCGCGTCCCGGACGTTTGCGCAGGCCAGCGTGATGCCCGCCGGTTTCTATACCGGACAGAATCAACGTTCTGCCCGGTTTCTGAAGTGGCATAGCCGCAGGTCAGCGTGGGGGTCATGTTCTCTGAGCGGATTCGGCCACATCTCTGCACCACCTTCCCGCCGCCGAAACCCCAGCCTCCGCGCTGTTCGGAATACGCCCCTGGCCTGCAACGATCGGCCTACTTTGGGGCTGGGGACGCCTTCGGGAGGAGGAAGCCAGAGAGAAACGTCCGGCGCGAGGTCTTTTCTCGCCGACTGCCCGGGACGGTCACCGACGGGTGGCATG from Streptosporangium sp. NBC_01756 includes the following:
- a CDS encoding nucleotidyltransferase family protein, whose protein sequence is MGSHSHEVTDAILETLKRASSGLKDADVRFALAGGCAAYARGAAPSLHDVDFVLPQEDVPTALAALRELGFQTAKPPEDWLVKAYDEGRLVDLIFSICDHPVTPALLDRAEPMKASAVILPVLEATDLVISWLLPLSEHSCDYGSLLPQVRALREQVDWERAAAVVQDSPYAFTFLTLLERLEVISGPVKPVGDPSWP
- a CDS encoding DUF6328 family protein — its product is MSDESPHDGIRERSHASDLGEEGESGESHQERPRARDLREEAEPGESHKERVDRELGELLQGLRVAVTGVQVLFAFLLTLPFAAGFHKVDSLGRWLFFVALLSAALASVCFITPAAQHRLLFRTGLKEKMLHRANELGVAGAVGLAIAMTSSVALVAETVINAWPAAIFGGVIALASGWLWILQPIVDLYKTKDVKS
- a CDS encoding GPGG-motif small membrane protein, which translates into the protein MATLLWIIAVVLVIAGIYVILARRDLLWGIVLIVLGFLVGPGGVSIFNV
- a CDS encoding metallophosphoesterase family protein, which produces MRELRIAAVGDVHLDESLRGRYREQLDGIDEHADVLLLAGDLTRHGTLEEGRVVADEFRGLPIPVVAVLGNHDHHSDLPAEIAALLSDAGITVLHDDATVLDIDGVRLGVVGGKGFGGGYAGKCASDFGEPEIKAFIGHTKRIADRWRVALKELQADRRVVLSHYSPVKDTLHGEPLEIYPFLGSYLLAEAVDAEGADLIIHGHAHAGTEKGVTPGGIRVRNAALPVLGRAYGVYCL
- a CDS encoding BON domain-containing protein; translated protein: MEAPQYVAARVQRALAEDERTNELGIRVDVRGEQLFLRGQVPGDERRALIADVASEAAPGLTVRNEITVMEVRGPGKEEKL
- a CDS encoding glycosyltransferase — translated: MKIAMVSEHASPLATVGGADAGGQNVHVAALSRALAARGHEVTVYTRREDPGQPDEVPFAPGVTVSHVPAGPAVTMAKDDLLPWIPDFSRWLAQRWHADPPDIAHSHFWMSGLATLAATRDTAVPMAHTFHALGMVKRRHQGQADTSPRERIETEALVARQADMVIATCADEVAELGRMRMPGNSVSIVPCGVDPDAFTPAGPKLDLGPGPILLAIGRAVPRKGVETTIRALRHVPEATLVIAGGSPDEPELARLARIAGMYGVADRVRFLGRVAREDVPTLMRSADLVVSVPWYEPFGIVPLEAMACGVPVVASAVGGHLDTVVPGRTGLLVPPRKAAVLGRALRGLLADPALLTSYGIAAAERARSRYTWDRVAARTLAVYTDVLTSRGRSSGLTRACPGTDAA
- a CDS encoding DUF4235 domain-containing protein, whose amino-acid sequence is MSRAVSRGTSAVSGMLGGVIAGAIFKQVWKLASGKDDAPQANSDEYGWKEILVASAIQGAIFGVVRAAIDRSAARSIHRATGK
- a CDS encoding DUF6458 family protein gives rise to the protein MTIAGGIVLIMLGAILTWAVEFDIAGFDINIVGVILMLGGLVWLVFAIYRISIARRAVAPTTTTVVEDPVTHRRVYEERGYNDPPVV
- a CDS encoding alpha/beta hydrolase → MNDYKGVSYAQIPGFRPLLLDLRVPSGEGPFPLVVWIHGGAFLFGDRRFLPETVQPDSVFDALIEAEIAVATIDYRLSGEALFPAQLDDVKAALTYLRASAEEFNLDADRIGLWGESAGGHLAALAGLTDSAISAVVAWYPLTDLSVIDPNNPETPMAKLIGGPSAELPALAAQASPVSHVRAAAPPFLLIHGTADEQLPHSQSEMLHKLLLAAGVSSTFLPVEGAGHMFTGHDDIANLITVSVAFLAQV